Proteins encoded by one window of Drosophila melanogaster chromosome X:
- the ND-24 gene encoding NADH dehydrogenase (ubiquinone) 24 kDa subunit, isoform A has product MLTNCASKTLAAVRANIRAIATSSARASDNLFVHRDTPEDNPNIPFEFTAENKKRVEAILSIYPEGHKRGAMIPLLDLAQRQYGWLPISAMHKVAEILQLPNMRVYEVATFYTMFMRKPTGKYHIQVCTTTPCWLRGSDDILETCKKQLGIGVGDTTKDRKFTISEVECLGACVNAPMVAINDDYYEDLTSKDMQDILNDLKADKISPPGPRNGRFASEPKGEPTSLSEEPKGPGFGLQAGL; this is encoded by the exons ATGCTGACAAACTGTGCCTCCAAAACACTGGCCGCCGTG CGCGCCAACATCCGGGCAATTGCCACCAGCAGTGCCCGGGCCAGCGACAATCTGTTCGTCCATCGCGACACACCGGAGGATAATCCCAACATCCCGTTCGAGTTCACGGCGGAGAACAAGAAGCGCGTGGAGGCCATACTCAGCATCTATCCGGAGGGGCACAAGCGCGGCGCCATGATCCCGCTGCTTGATCTGGCACAGCGCCAGTACGGCTGGCTGCCAATCTCTGCCATGCACAAGGTGGCCGAGATTCTCCAGTTGCCCAATATGCGCGTCTACGAGGTGGCCACTTTCTATACGATGTTCATGCGCAAGCCCACTGGCAAGTATCACATCCAGGTGTGCACCACCACACCATGCTGGCTCCGCGGATCGGACGACATCCTGGAGACCTGCAAGAAGCAGCTGGGCATCGGCGTCGGCGACACCACCAAGGACAGGAAGTTCACCATCTCGGAGGTCGAGTGCTTGGGCGCCTGTGTCAATGCGCCAATGGTGGCGATCAACGATGACTACTAT GAGGATCTGACATCCAAGGACATGCAGGACATCCTGAACGACCTGAAGGCGGATAAGATATCGCCCCCTGGGCCACGCAACGGACGCTTTGCCAGCGAGCCAAAGGGCGAGCCCACTTCCCTGAGCGAGGAGCCCAAGGGTCCTGGCTTTGGTCTGCAGGCCGGTCTGTAG
- the CG8289 gene encoding uncharacterized protein, isoform B, giving the protein MAKASKKVAESKRRNGVANESENEEIDQQKSNGTGRSSRKTPNKRKAKLTVASDSEDSDCQTSTSNVDVPAARNKRKVGKARNATTSPRKNGKKIVIEDSDDDANHSDVDPSADSSPRKPNIKRQTRRSVRGETEDSNELPSTSKASAHASSPIKKRKLSRASTSSVKNGKKVAEKDSESDVDAGTEDEKSAQPQVAAKSKSSPNAKKAKGRGRRNAGTKKADDSIDPEKQWEVEKILDHVATKEGDMFKIRWKKYGPKDDSWEPSKNLACDALIEKFMRKQATQENVDVKELRESPKKTERLVDECYPRTNLHNRIERSSKRSSAKNRIFYGEE; this is encoded by the exons ATGGCCAAGGCGAGTAAGAAGGTGGCAGAAAGTAAGCGCAGGAACGGAGTCGCCAACGAGAGCGAAAACGAGGAGATTGACCAGCAAAAGTCCAATGGGACAGGTCGATCGTCCAGGAAGACGCCGAACAAACGAAAGGCCAAACTGACTGTGGCCTCTGACAGCGAAGACAGCGATTGCCAGACCTCTACCTCCAACGTGGATGTACCAGCTGCAAGGAACAAGCGCAAGGTGGGCAAGGCCAGGAACGCCACCACTTCGCCCcgcaaaaatggcaaaaaaatcgTTATAGAGGATTCGGATGATGATGCTAATCATTCCGATGTAGACCCTAGTGCCGACAGTTCGCCAAGGAAGCCAAATATCAAACGCCAGACACGGCGATCCGTGCGCGGTGAAACGGAAGATAGCAATGAACTGCCCTCCACCTCCAAAGCCTCTGCACATGCATCAAGTCCGATCAAGAAGCGCAAGCTGAGCAGGGCTTCGACTTCTTCCGTCAAAAATGGCAAGAAGGTTGCTGAAAAGGATTCGGAATCCGATGTCGATGCTGGAACAGAGGATGAGAAATCAGCTCAACCCCAG GTTGCAGCTAAATCGAAGTCCTCGCCAAACGCTAAGAAGGCTAAGGGACGTGGTCGACGGAACGCCGGCACCAAGAAAGCCGACGATTCAATCGACCCAGAAAAGCAATGGGAAGTCGAAAAAATTCTTGATCACGTTGCCACCAAGGAGGGCGACATGTTTAAGATCCGATGGAAGAAGTATGGACCGAAGGATGATTCCTGGGAGCCGAGTAAGAATCTGGCGTGCGATGCGCTTATCGAAAAGTTTATGCGGAAACAAGCAACCCAGGAGAACGTGGACGTTAAGGAGCTGCGCGAATCGCCCAAGAAGACCGAGCGCCTCGTCGATGAATGCTATCCCAGGACAAATCTGCACAATCGTATTGAACGCTCCTCGAAGCGCTCTTCCGCCAAAAACCG CATTTTCTACGGCGAGGAGTGA
- the CG8289 gene encoding uncharacterized protein, isoform A, producing MAKASKKVAESKRRNGVANESENEEIDQQKSNGTGRSSRKTPNKRKAKLTVASDSEDSDCQTSTSNVDVPAARNKRKVGKARNATTSPRKNGKKIVIEDSDDDANHSDVDPSADSSPRKPNIKRQTRRSVRGETEDSNELPSTSKASAHASSPIKKRKLSRASTSSVKNGKKVAEKDSESDVDAGTEDEKSAQPQKVAAKSKSSPNAKKAKGRGRRNAGTKKADDSIDPEKQWEVEKILDHVATKEGDMFKIRWKKYGPKDDSWEPSKNLACDALIEKFMRKQATQENVDVKELRESPKKTERLVDECYPRTNLHNRIERSSKRSSAKNRIFYGEE from the exons ATGGCCAAGGCGAGTAAGAAGGTGGCAGAAAGTAAGCGCAGGAACGGAGTCGCCAACGAGAGCGAAAACGAGGAGATTGACCAGCAAAAGTCCAATGGGACAGGTCGATCGTCCAGGAAGACGCCGAACAAACGAAAGGCCAAACTGACTGTGGCCTCTGACAGCGAAGACAGCGATTGCCAGACCTCTACCTCCAACGTGGATGTACCAGCTGCAAGGAACAAGCGCAAGGTGGGCAAGGCCAGGAACGCCACCACTTCGCCCcgcaaaaatggcaaaaaaatcgTTATAGAGGATTCGGATGATGATGCTAATCATTCCGATGTAGACCCTAGTGCCGACAGTTCGCCAAGGAAGCCAAATATCAAACGCCAGACACGGCGATCCGTGCGCGGTGAAACGGAAGATAGCAATGAACTGCCCTCCACCTCCAAAGCCTCTGCACATGCATCAAGTCCGATCAAGAAGCGCAAGCTGAGCAGGGCTTCGACTTCTTCCGTCAAAAATGGCAAGAAGGTTGCTGAAAAGGATTCGGAATCCGATGTCGATGCTGGAACAGAGGATGAGAAATCAGCTCAACCCCAG AAGGTTGCAGCTAAATCGAAGTCCTCGCCAAACGCTAAGAAGGCTAAGGGACGTGGTCGACGGAACGCCGGCACCAAGAAAGCCGACGATTCAATCGACCCAGAAAAGCAATGGGAAGTCGAAAAAATTCTTGATCACGTTGCCACCAAGGAGGGCGACATGTTTAAGATCCGATGGAAGAAGTATGGACCGAAGGATGATTCCTGGGAGCCGAGTAAGAATCTGGCGTGCGATGCGCTTATCGAAAAGTTTATGCGGAAACAAGCAACCCAGGAGAACGTGGACGTTAAGGAGCTGCGCGAATCGCCCAAGAAGACCGAGCGCCTCGTCGATGAATGCTATCCCAGGACAAATCTGCACAATCGTATTGAACGCTCCTCGAAGCGCTCTTCCGCCAAAAACCG CATTTTCTACGGCGAGGAGTGA
- the CG5800 gene encoding uncharacterized protein — MQRQKPKGPGKPGSRFKPGSGTFKGAGGGRKSGDNSQKRPRQEINKSRLAATEAEIQDLKTKYAEIDATAIKKFAQFPLSKKTQKALAESKFVHPTQVQRDSIGPALQGKDVLGAAITGSGKTLAFLIPVLEHLFMNKWSRTDGVGAIIISPTRELAYQIFETLKKVGKHHDFSAGLIIGGKNLKFERTRMDQCNILICTPGRLLQHMDENPLFNTSTMEMLVLDEADRCLDMGFQKTLNSIIENFPPVRQTLLFSATQTNTVQDLARLNLKDPVYVGYGGATPREEPSASTKKTPNTAVLAVPELLQQSYVVLNLEDKITMLWSFIKNHLKQKIIVFVASCKQAKYLYEIFCKLRPGSPLLALYGTLHQDRRIAIYEDFLRKSHVVMFSTDVASRGLDFPAVNWVVQLDCPEDVSQYIHRAGRSARNKTRGECLLVLTPSEEEYMISALKEQLNIDIRCVQIDPKKLFSPRVKIEAFLAQFPELRATAQRAFLSYIKSVFLMRNKRLFNVFSLDLDAFAQSLGLAVTPRVPFLEKFLWRQKQLQQQKEQGDNAKSINPLLSKLTKQQSFGGGDEDEENSDDEDFIKVKRKDHDVEGEPVKLDEEDDTENEAEAPLVVPKREKLVTKASLAKKALKKNLQVNSKLKFDDEGETMADDRSQMKALSARQRTVNQDDDDGGINLVLSKALLTEEDQYDKQRFRELVKKRHKLQREKLRKKAEEAKGSDDEEEQQDDDNADDAGSESDHSVDLSWLPDPDKVYKNKPNASDRNESKSESSDASDDEKADDSDGDDDDVSDDEPAYKKSKLTNKMTLMDTEAIAASLLGS; from the exons ATGCAGCGCCAGAAACCCAAGGGACCCGGCAAACCGGGTTCGCGTTTCAAGCCGGGATCCGGCACGTTCAAAGGAGCTGGTGGTGGCCGGAAAAGCGGCGACAACAGCCAGAAGCGTCCGCGCCAGGAGATCAACAAGTCGCGACTGGCCGCCACCGAAGCGGAGATCCAGGACCTCAAGACCAAATACGCAGAGATCGATGCTACTGCCATTAAGAAGTTCGCCCAGTTTCCGCTGTCCAAGAAGACCCAAAAGGCACTGGCGGAGTCCAAATTCGTGCATCCCACGCAGGTGCAGCGGGACAGCATTGGACCCGCACTGCAGGGCAAGGATGTGCTGGGCGCGGCCATCACAGGCAGTGGCAAGACACTGGCCTTTCTCATACCC GTTCTGGAGCATCTGTTCATGAACAAATGGTCGCGCACCGATGGCGTTGGCGCTATCATCATCTCGCCCACCCGCGAGCTAGCCTACCAGATCTTCGAGACCCTAAAGAAGGTGGGAAAGCACCACGACTTCTCCGCCGGCCTCATCATCGGAGGCAAGAACCTGAAGTTCGAGCGCACTCGCATGGACCAGTGCAACATACTGATCTGCACACCCGGAAGGCTGCTGCAGCACATGGACGAGAATCCTCTCTTTAATACGAGCACCATGGAGATGTTGGTCCTGGATGAAGCCGATCGCTGTTTGGATATGGGTTTCCAGAAGACCCTGAATTCAATCATAGAAAATTTCCCACCAGTGCGTCAAACGCTGCTATTCTCGGCCACGCAAACGAATACGGTGCAGGATTTGGCGAGGCTTAATCTAAAGGATCCGGTCTACGTAGGCTACGGAGGAGCGACGCCAAGAGAAGAGCCCAGCGCCAGCACGAAGAAGACTCCGAACACAGCTGTCTTGGCAGTTCCTGAGCTTTTGCAGCAGAGTTATGTGGTGTTGAACCTGGAGGACAAGATCACCATGCTGTGGTCGTTCATCAAGAACCATTTGAAGCAGAAGATCATTGTGTTCGTGGCCAGTTGCAAGCAGGCCAAGTACCTGTACGAGATATTTTGTAAACTGCGGCCGGGTAGCCCGCTGCTGGCTCTCTATGGAACGCTCCATCAGGATCGTCGCATTGCCATCTACGAGGATTTCCTTCGCAAGAGCCACGTCGTTATGTTCTCCACTGATGTGGCATCGCGCGGTCTGGACTTTCCTGCCGTCAATTGGGTGGTGCAGTTGGACTGCCCGGAGGATGTTTCACAGTACATTCATCGAGCTGGACGATCTGCGCGGAACAAGACACGCGGCGAGTGTCTGTTGGTTTTGACACCCAGCGAGGAGGAGTACATGATTAGTGCGCTTAAGGAACAGTTGAATATCGACATTCGTTGTGTGCAAATCGATCCCAAGAAGCTCTTCTCTCCGCGCGTCAAGATCGAGGCCTTTCTGGCCCAATTTCCCGAACTGAGGGCAACCGCCCAGCGCGCCTTCCTCTCCTACATAAAATCCGTGTTCCTGATGCGCAACAAGCGCTTGTTTAATGTGTTCAGCCTGGATCTAGATGCATTTGCCCAATCGCTCGGCTTGGCGGTTACGCCGCGTGTTCCCTTCCTCGAAAAATTCCTGTGGCGCCAGAAGCAGCTACAGCAGCAGAAAGAACAGGGTGATAACGCAAAATCGATCAATCCATTGCTCAGCAAGCTGACCAAGCAGCAGAGCTTTGGCGGCGGTGACGAGGATGAAGAGAACAGTGATGACGAAGACTTTATCAAGGTGAAACGTAAGGATCACGATGTGGAAGGAGAGCCAGTGAAGCTGGACGAAGAGGATGACACTGAGAATGAGGCAGAGGCCCCACTTGTGGTACCCAAGCGCGAGAAGCTGGTAACCAAGGCCTCGCTGGCCAAGAAGGCGCTGAAGAAGAATCTGCAGGTCAACTCCAAGCTGAAGTTCGATGACGAGGGCGAAACTATGGCAGATGATCGCAGCCAAATGAAGGCCTTGAGTGCCAGGCAAAGAACAGTGAACCAAGACGACGACGATGGAGGCATTAATCTAGTGCTGTCCAAGGCGCTACTCACCGAGGAGGATCAATATGACAAGCAGCGATTCCGGGAGCTGGTCAAGAAGCGCCACAAACTGCAGCGCGAGAAGCTGCGGAAAAAGGCGGAGGAGGCCAAGGGCAGCGACGACGAAGAGGAGCAACAGGACGATGACAATGCGGACGATGCTGGCAGTGAGAGTGACCATTCAGTGGACCTCTCCTGGCTGCCGGATCCCGATAAGGTTTACAAAAATAAGCCTAACGCTTCGGATCGAAATGAATCCAAATCAGAGTCCAGCGATGCATCCGATGACGAGAAAGCTGACGACAGCGacggcgacgacgacgacgtcTCCGACGATGAACCCGCCTACAAAAAGTCCAAGCTGACGAACAAGATGACTCTAATGGACACGGAGGCCATAGCGGCCAGTCTTTTGGGTAGCTAA